Within Meles meles chromosome 19, mMelMel3.1 paternal haplotype, whole genome shotgun sequence, the genomic segment CTCCGAGGCGGCCAATCCGCAGCAGCCATGCGGCCCCACCCCCGGGGAGAATCAACCCAAACTGGGCTCCGCGCCCCTGAGGGAATCCAGGGTACGCTCTTCCCTAATTGGGGAGTCCACGCCCCATGTTTTCTCCTCCCACAAACCCAGGAGTCCGGgatcccagctcctcctccctctgacccagGACTCTCAACCCTTGCTGCTGCTTCCCGCAGAACTTCTGGAGCCCGCCACCCTCCTATTCCACAGCCTGCGAGGTCAAAACTCCATTCCCTTAAGGACCTGCAATAACGAGGAGGCCCTTTTGTTTCACCTCCACTATTATCTCCTAATAGGGTTTAATTTATTCTCCCCTGCGGGCCTTTGTAGTAGCTAGGGTAAAGCCGACCCGCAATACCTCCCCGGGAGCCTGCTGCAAGGCCTGCCGGGAGTTGTAGTCCCTCGGGTCGAGGCTACGCGTGGGAACACCTGGGACTGGGAGTGCGGACGCCGTCCTTGAGTGGCAGAACTCGAGGGTAGAAAACATTGTCTTGacgccctcctcctcctggctgcAAACTGGTTTTATGGGAACTCGCGGGGTGGTTTGGCACATTGGTAAGTGGAGTTAATATCTAGCGTTGGGGTCTGTAGATGGTAGAAGCTGAAATCTGGGATACTGAGTTTGGGGTGGGAGTCCTAATCAGGAAGGCCCGCGTGGAAATTTGGGAAATCAGGAAGGGATGGTGGGGGGCTCCACGGGGGTGCCCGGAATGGCCTTGCGCCCATACCCCAGCTCTGCACCCCCAGTCACAAACAGCTCAATCCCGGTGCAGAAGTTGGCTTCCGAGGCCAGGAACACGGCAGCGGCCGCCACGTCGGCTGGCTGGCCCATGCggcccaggggctggggagagaccGGAGGCAAAGGAGAACACGTGAAGCACCTGGCCTGGCTGCCTTGCCCTAAGCCACTCCCACAGGACCCGGCCCCCACTCCTACCTGGGCCAGGGTGCCCTCTTGGATTGTGGCCGCAGGGTCAGGTGTGAAGGCTGCCAGCTCCTCCCACAGTGGGGTCCAGATGTTTCCTGGAGAAAtgctgagggaagggagaagagggggtCAGGGACGGGTGCCACCAGCGTGGCCTCTCGGGCTCACTCCCAGCCTTCTCTGCCCCTCTGGAGCTGCTCACCAGTTGACCCGGACGCCATATTGACTCTCATCCAGGGCCAAGGCTTTGGTCATAGCTGTTACTGCCCCCTGCGGAAGATGATTTGGAAGGAAAGTTCAGTCCAGGAAGGAGGAGGTTCCTCCTGTTCTCTCCTCCAACCAGCGGGTGTCAAGTTGGGGCATGAGAACAGGGCAGTCATGCCTCGGGGCTGAGGTCCCTTGAGGGCCCGGAAGGGAGTGAAGGAAAGGGGTAGGGTACCTTCGTGGCCACATACGGAACCGCCTGGACCTGGCCAATGGCCCCCACCAGACTGGAGATGTTGATAACGTTCCCCCGGCTCTTCCGCAAGTGGGGGAGGGCAAGCTGGGGAGACAGAAGGCAATGTCAGCCACCCGGCTCCTTGGTGCCACCAGCCACACCGAAACACATTCTGATGCCTGGGCCAATGGCCATTGCCCTGGTATGCTCACTAGAGGATTGCAGTGCCTTGTGGGGACAGCATTCTAGAACTCCAGAGAGGGCCTTCACAGGTTTGCCCCAGGGTCTCCAGATCTGGTTAAGGAGTCCCTCCATGTCTGGAAAGcatttttctccatgtcttctctcctccctctctctctccctccctccctcccctttgtgtccctgtccctctccccctcctccctccccaccccaccccactccagccTGACCCCTTTTCTCTAGGTCTCTGTCTCCCCCCTCTAGGTCTCTGTATGTTACTCGAACTCATGTCCAGATCAAGACAGGAAAATGCAAGATGGCTGCATATTTTGCAAAAATGGGAGGAAGCTCTTTTATCCGTAAGGGGATGATAGTCTCTCTGAACTTTAGGGAGAACTCTGTGGTCAGAACGTGATGTGGGAGACCTTCaggaaatgcatccatttttacCAGCTTCTCCACTGCAACTCTCTGGCTCCCCGGAGGTCCCTAAActaattctttctccctctcctcccttcctctgtctctcagcTCTTTCACTGCACATGACCTTGAACAAACTCAAATCCTATCCTTTCCctcgctttctttttttttttttaagatttttatttatttatttgacagcaagagagagagagagagagagagatcacaagtaggcagagaggcaggcagagagagagagggaagcaggctccctgctgagcagagagcccgatgtggtactcgatcccaggacccccgagatcatgacctgagccgaaggcagcagcttaacctactgagccacccaggtgccccaccccctcGCTTTCTTTTGACAGCTGAGCTGGCTGGTCAAGACCTGTTCCTGCCATTAAACATTAATGAATGCAAGCAGGCTCCCTTGGGGGTTCGCAGAGTGGGAATCGaaattccctccctctctgggtcACCCTACCAGCAATTTTAAACTTTCTCTGCTCCCTTCAAAACAGCCTTCACCTTTTCTGAGGACCGTGTCTTCAAACATACCCTGCGTGTCCcaaccccagggcctttgcacttgtggTTCCCTCTTTCTGGAGTACTTTTGCTCTGATACACATGGGACTCACTCGTAGAGTGACCAGCCATTCCAGTCTGCCCAGGACTGAAGGGCTTCTGGGGACATGGGATATTCGGTTCACTTTCACGGCTCACCTGGGACAGTCCTGGGTAAACCGAGTTCCTCAACAATTCGAAATCTCATTCAGATGTCACCTTCTCAATGAGGCCAACCCTGACCatcctatttattcatttaaagatttatttattatttatttatttattgagagagagagagagcgcactgaggaagaagcagactccccgctgagcagagagtccgatgcggggctccctcccaggaccctgagatcctgacctgagccgaaggcagacatgtttaactgactgagccacccaggtgcccctgattttatCTATTATGTGCCTGGCCCTGTTGTCAGCTCTTCACATagattagctcatttaatcctcaggacAATCCTAGAAGGGACTGTCCATAGCTCCTTTTTCCAGGTGAGGAGACTGAGCAGGTGACTGAGGCTCTGAGGGTCATGTGACAACTGTCAGAGCTGGTATTTCCACCCACAGTGAGCAGAGACCAAAACCCACAACCACAAGAAGAATTTCTGACAATCTAAGTCTTAAGAACTTTGAAGTAATATGAGCCCGAGTGCCATCATTATGTGGGCACTGGGGGGTTTGACTCCTCCAACCTCTCCCTGACTCCCTCCCATCACCCCcccattcctttctctcctctcccttatTGGCCTTGGAACCCTCCTCCCTCAGCCTggccttgcccctcccctcccccaggtactgcccctgccttttctttcctcttttgttttttttttaagattttatttatttttttgacagagagagacacattgagaaagggaacagaagcagggggagcgggagagggagaagcagggagccggatgcggggcttgatcccagcatgctgggatcatgacccaagtcgaaggcagatgcttaacaactgagccacccaggcacccctgcgtTTTCTTTCCTAAACCTTCTCCTTGCCCAGCCTTAtaactccctccccacccccaccctgcaaCCGTGAGGTCCCTAAGGACTGCAGAGGCTGCATGACATGGGTCATTTGCCACCCTTCTAGCACTGGGCATACAGCTAgccctgaataaatatttgtccCACACTCCCTGCGGTGCTTTTCTCAACCCTCCCACACATGTTCTTTGGCCCATggcccaacccccacctccaagGTCACCTAGCACCTCGGAGTAGCCACATCAAGGATGCACTGGAATCTTTTGGCCggcccttcccttctctccctcccttgggACGCCTGACTGTGCCAGGGAGCCTGCAGCCTTGCTCTGGCCTGACTCCATTTCTCCTAAATGTTGGGGTTCCTGGGTCTGCTTCTCTCCGAGCTCTGCCAGGGGAGCCCCTGCTTTGCTGGTTTCCCATCAGCATATGCTAAGTCTCCCTTAGAACCACCTTCTGGAGCTCCCCTGCCACCTTCGGGTCCCTCCATCTCTGAAGTCTCCAGGGCCAAACTCACTCCGTTGTCTCCTCCAAGAATCTGCCTTTCTTCCTGATTTCCAGCCTCAGACCTGGAGTCCACTCCCATCCAGCTTCTCAAGCCAGAGAGGTGAGAGCCTTCTAGAGCCTCCCTCTCCCCTAAGTTCTCATCCGATCCCTCATCAAGCCCTGGCCATTGTGCCTTCTAAGGATCTAAGGACCTCCAGAATCTGTTCTACAGTTGTCTCCCCCTCATTCATTCGACAGACATGAACGGAGCACCTcgtatgtgccaggtactgtggtACATCAACAGGGATACCACGGGAAACAAGACCAAAACTTCTGTCCTCGCAGAGCCCAGGATCTGGGGAGGAAGcagcaataaacaaataaaagagtgTAATGGAATGTGCTAGAGTGTGGTCAGGGAAAGTAGAGCAAGATGAGGGGAATGGGAGTATTGGGCTGGTGCAGCTGCAAACCCAGATATAAACCGTCGGGAGGTCTTGAAGAAGCCTGGGCCTgggccaggcagaaggaacagcatgtgcaaagccCCGAGGCAGGACAGAGCTGCGGTGCTTCGCACAACAAGGTCACAGTGGTGGGAGGAGGGATCAGAGGAGGAACCAGGGCCAGACCATATGAGGCTGTGAAGGCCACCTCTTTTTACTTGCACAAATGCCACAGTCTCCTAATACTGGTTTTCGCACTCCCACACTCTGTCTTCTGATTTGTTCTGCAGACAAGagccagagtgatttttttttttttaagtaatctctacccctgacatggggctcaaactcacgaccctgggatcaagaatcgggtgccctactgactgagacagccaggtgccccttgagtgaTCTCTTAACATGAATGAtctgttagcattttttttttaagattttatttatttattttaaagaaagagagcgaaagagagaggGTATGCATGCAcgggttgggggagggacagagagaatcccacGCCAACTCCACacctagtgcagagcccaacaggggctTCGACCTCATGCCtgtgagaccatgaccggagcccaaaccaagagtcagaagctcaagcaactgagccacccaggtgccccacaacctGTTAGTACTGATGGCATCACATCGCTTCCTTGCTCAAATaccttccatggctccctatTGCACTTGAGAAAAAGATGGGACACTTCAGCGTGGCCCTCGGGTCTCCATATGATCTGCTCCCCCAACGTCTTCCTGCACCAGCCCCTTGGCTTGCACGACTCAGCCCCTCCACAGTGCCCAGCTCTCTGGAGGCCAGGCCTTCGCAtcagctgttccctctgccaggaacACTTGTACCTCAGGTGTAGCCACATCAAGGACCCCCTTGGACTATTATACGTCTGgctctcctcccccacttctcccaGCCTGGAGAGCCCGCCCCCCACGACCTTACCCCACTCTCTAGTCAATGCTGCTCATTGTTCACTTCCACTCGGAAGCCCACcctgaaattacttaaaaataaaatcttgggcgcctgggtggctcagtcagttgcgcatctgttttgggctcaggtcatgatcctggggtcctgggatcgagtcctgcattgggctccctctccccctgctccctctctctcccaaataaataaataaaatctttttttaaaaaagaattctaataaTATGAATAAGAAGATCTCTGGATTACCCAAGACCACGGTGTCAATGTTAATCTTACTGTGACTGCATGAGAGAATGTTCTCGTTTTTAGGAAATATTCCccagattttggggggggggggtgaatgGACATCAGACACCTTAGGAGACATGAATGGATGCCTGCAATTTACCGTCAAACCAAGAGGCAGAAAAATAATGCAAACAGTAAAATATTACAATGAGGAGTCTCGGTATACAGGCGTTCTCTGTACTATTCCGACAAGATTTTATGAGTCTTAAACTATGTCAGTAATTATAAGTAAACATTTAAATCCATTGATAGTATTTCTGAAGTTCCTACTGATGAAATTATAGGAtgtctcggggggggggggatggcagGAGGCAATGgataaaacaatttaataaaaatgcttCTAATTGCTAAGCTAGAGGTGTGGATGGAAGATgagcatctcttttttttttaaggttttatttatttgatggagaacacaagcaggcagagagtcaggcagagagagagagaggaagggaagcaggctagctgctgagcagagagcccgatgtggggcttgatcccaggaccctgggatcgtgacctgagccaaaggcagaggctttaacccactgagccatccaggcgccccgagcatctCTAATTCTTAAAACACATCTGGGTGGTTACAgtccccaggacctttgcacagtCTTTTCTTGTAAATGAAACACGCTATGGCCTAGTTCTccacttcccttcctcccactcagGATTCAGCTTAAAGCTCACCTTTTCCCTTCTACTTCTGCCAGGTTTCATCTGCCTCATGTATATTTCTGTGAGCTTGACCTGAGTGAGGTAGATTGCCGGAAACAGAATGGGGCAAAGTTCACAAGAAGCCATAAGAATGTGCAGATAGTAAACTGTGCCAGGAATGTTCTAAGGGATTTGTGGGTATTTTCCCCTCACACAATTCTCAGGAACAACCTGGTGAATGAGATGCCATGATTAGCTTAATTTTTCACAGGAGAAAACCGaggtgtgtcaaataaataaataaaatctttaaaaacattttttaaaattcatatgtcttttttatttttttaaagattttatttatttatttgacagagagagagatcacaaggaggcagagagagagggggaagcaggctcaccgctgagcagagagcccgatgcggggctcaatcccaggaccctgagatcatgacctgagccaaaggcagtggcccaatccactgagtcacccaggcgccccttgtatgtcttttttaaataaaggttttatttatttgacagagagaggcacagtgagagaaggaaagcaagcagggggagtgggagagggagaagcaggctgccagcTGACCGGAGaacccaatacggggctcaatcccaggactctgggatcatgacctgagctgaaggcggacacgtAATGACTtacaacccaggcgccccaataaataaaatcttttaagaaaaataaaaaataaatactgggcACTGAAAGATTATATACAtagttacatatataatatataattacatatataccCTCTTTGTTGGCTGCGGTCTATGTCTTACCGTATAGAGGTGAACACAAGTGAGAGCTAGGAGTGAGGGTCCACGGGTTGAACAACGGCACCCAAATGCCCAGAAACACTTCACCTGGTGAGACCTCAAAAACTGtgcctgaggggtgcctgggtggctcagtgggttaaagcctctgcctgccactcaggtcatgatcccagcgtcctgggatcgagccccgcatcgggctccctgctcggcggggagcctgcttccccctctccctctgcctgcctctctgcctacttgtgatctgtcaaataaataaataagatcttaaaaaaacaaaacaatagctttgcgcagtggcagtatcgtagccaatgaggtttatccgaggcgcgattattgctaattaaaaaaacaaaacaaaacaaaaaacagtgccTGAGCACTGATGAccatcccccccgccccgcccactcCTGGGgctcctcccttctctgtctaTCAAGTGTTTTCAGATCTACCCTAGCCTCAGGCTGGTGAGCTCGAAACAGACGACTCCAggcctctcccctcaccccagaCCCAAGAATCCCAAGGTGACGTGGGCtgggcaccccacccccacccaaagtTCTTTCAGTCCACCTGCTCCTCCCCGGGCGTTCCCGTGGCAACGGATGGCAACTCAGTCCCGTGGCCAGTTGCTGGCAGTAGGGGTGGGAGACCAATAAACCAAAACCTCCACTCCGTTCTTTCTCGAGTCCACCCCCCACGTCTAGTCTACAAGGAAATCCCGACAATTCTACCTTCAAAACGGATCGGGAATCGGAACATTTCCCTACAAATCTACAGCCACCGGCCTGGTAGGATTCAAATCACCTCCTGCCTGGACCAGCCTGGGGCCACTGCCTCCGCCCTCGCCCCTGCCTGTTCCCCACGCGGCTGCCAGAGGGCGCCGTTCCTACTAATGGCAGCTCATTCCGTGGGCTTTAGGCTCAAGTGCCAAGGCACTTTGTGGTGGATAAAGCCAGATAGGATCTAGGCCCTTTAGTCCCCTTCCTGCTCTCACCTCCCCCCCTCGCCCTTGCCCTGCCTCAGTCGCGCTGGCCTCTCGCTGTTCCTCCTCCGCTTGGAGCagtcccaccccagggcctttgcacaggctgatCTCTGCTGGACCACCCAACCTCACGCATACCCTTGACTCAAGGATACCTACCCCTAACTCATtaagttaagtggctgcctttggctcaggtcatgatcccagagtcctgggattgagccctgcatcgcacctccctgctcagcgaggagcctgtttctccctctccctctgcctgccgctctgcctacttaggctctctcaaataaataaataaaatctttaaaaaaaataaaaatgataaaaatcaaaataaaatactccagcaagaaagaaaaagaacaggaaaggaaagcaaagtaaAGCAGGAAAACAGTAAGAGGTCCACAGGAAGAATGACAGAATGTTGCTAACAGTTGCTGGCTGATAGGTGTGTGGAATTTGGTCCACAATCTCTCTGCTTTTGGGTATGCTTGCAAAATGtcaaaattaggggcgcctgggtggctcagtgggttaagcatctgcctttggctcaggtcatgatctcagggtcctgggatcgagccccgcatcaggctctctgttcagtggggagcctgcttcctcctctctctctgcctgcctctatgcctacttgtgatctctgtcaaataaataaataaaatctttaaaaaaatgtcaaaataggggcgcctgggtggctcagttgg encodes:
- the HSD17B14 gene encoding 17-beta-hydroxysteroid dehydrogenase 14 isoform X1, which encodes MATGTRYAGKVVVVTGGGRGIGAGIVRAFVQSGAQVVICDKDESRGRALEQELAGTVFLLCDVTREEDVRTLISETVRRFGRLDCVVNNAGYHPPPQWPEETSAQGFRQLLELNLLGTYTLTKLALPHLRKSRGNVINISSLVGAIGQVQAVPYVATKGAVTAMTKALALDESQYGVRVNCISPGNIWTPLWEELAAFTPDPAATIQEGTLAQVGVGAGSCGSGLGQGSQARCFTCSPLPPVSPQPLGRMGQPADVAAAAVFLASEANFCTGIELFVTGGAELGYGRKAIPGTPVEPPTIPS
- the HSD17B14 gene encoding 17-beta-hydroxysteroid dehydrogenase 14 isoform X2 gives rise to the protein MATGTRYAGKVVVVTGGGRGIGAGIVRAFVQSGAQVVICDKDESRGRALEQELAGTVFLLCDVTREEDVRTLISETVRRFGRLDCVVNNAGYHPPPQWPEETSAQGFRQLLELNLLGTYTLTKLALPHLRKSRGNVINISSLVGAIGQVQAVPYVATKGAVTAMTKALALDESQYGVRVNCISPGNIWTPLWEELAAFTPDPAATIQEGTLAQPLGRMGQPADVAAAAVFLASEANFCTGIELFVTGGAELGYGRKAIPGTPVEPPTIPS